The Pontibacter pudoricolor genome contains a region encoding:
- a CDS encoding TonB-dependent receptor → MKKFLLTLVFLFTIVGAFAQSASITGSIKSGQDKSALPGASVLLVNNTTTATVASVTDVEGNFRFERVAAGDYTIKVNYLGFNPFSRNVKMEGKALNLGALTLEEASTAIGEVEIIGRAPLGEQKGDTAQFNAKAFKTAPDASAEELVTKMPGVTIQDGKIQAQGEEVKQVMIDGKRYTGEDVSSAVRNISADMIESVQVFDGQSDRAAFSGFDDGNRVKTLNFTTKKDRRQGYMGKISAGYGTDERYMVGAAVNYYNGPRRITITGLTNNINMSDFSVGETPGGGMRGRRIRFGGGGSNGISNTNMFSINFNDMLGKKIEVSGNYNYSNADVNNNQYRFRDFINTDTTYLENSIDNDIDDSHRFNLRFQYNINENNRLLVTPSISVQNTDALSNISAYTVDNAETASAENLTESLTRNQSENSNINFRNNILYSHRFGDSGRILTTNFSTNYSNTNGDTYQLEDTDNLQDPTENVNRNQLIKLDRDNLSWEGNVDYSQRLGENSRLQLEYNIGNQTNDSDRRTYDYVEADGRYSNNANAPLSNTFQSDYLSQTFGPSYQYRSEKTRFQANIRYQIASLESDVVYPESYPLKRNFNSVLPSAEYEYKISEASNININFRSNTNAPSVSDLQEVLDISRPTQLRIGNPALDQDYQNRINIRYRNFNAETNRVFFVGMFGTITQNYVANSVYTRDIPNEYIEGYNPQPGARLNRPVNMDGYYNVRSFMNYGQPLNFISSNFNAFGMIGFERRPGMLDEEVNYANTTNLGAGINISSNISEKVDFTISTNSNYNIVKNTLLTQDNNYFTQTTNLRYNWILLKGLVYRTELNHVYNSGLSQGVDPSYILWNMSLGKKVFKNQQGEISFSVNDVLGQNVSVQRNVATDYIEDVQSTVLQRFFMVTFTYNLKKFASGSAPEENNRGQWGPGMRGRN, encoded by the coding sequence ATGAAAAAGTTTTTACTCACGCTGGTATTTCTTTTTACCATCGTTGGAGCGTTTGCTCAAAGTGCATCTATTACCGGCTCCATTAAGAGCGGACAGGATAAATCGGCGCTGCCTGGCGCCAGCGTGTTGTTAGTAAACAATACAACAACGGCCACAGTAGCCTCTGTAACAGATGTGGAAGGTAATTTCCGCTTCGAGCGCGTGGCTGCCGGCGACTACACTATAAAGGTGAACTACCTAGGTTTTAATCCATTCAGCAGAAATGTAAAAATGGAAGGAAAAGCGCTGAACCTGGGTGCTTTAACCCTGGAGGAAGCCTCTACAGCCATTGGCGAAGTGGAGATTATTGGCCGTGCACCGCTTGGCGAGCAGAAAGGCGATACAGCCCAGTTTAACGCCAAAGCTTTTAAAACCGCCCCGGATGCCAGCGCAGAAGAACTGGTAACCAAGATGCCGGGCGTAACCATACAGGATGGCAAGATCCAGGCGCAGGGCGAAGAAGTAAAACAGGTAATGATTGATGGCAAGCGCTACACCGGCGAAGACGTGAGCTCAGCTGTGCGTAACATCTCAGCCGATATGATCGAGAGTGTGCAGGTTTTTGATGGCCAGAGCGATCGTGCTGCTTTCAGTGGATTTGATGATGGTAACCGCGTAAAAACGCTGAACTTTACTACCAAGAAAGATCGTCGTCAGGGCTACATGGGTAAAATATCGGCTGGTTACGGTACCGACGAACGCTACATGGTTGGCGCGGCTGTAAACTACTATAACGGCCCAAGACGCATCACTATAACAGGCCTTACCAACAACATCAACATGTCCGATTTCTCGGTTGGTGAAACACCGGGTGGCGGCATGCGTGGACGTAGAATCAGATTTGGCGGCGGCGGATCAAACGGCATCAGCAACACCAACATGTTCAGCATCAACTTTAACGATATGCTGGGCAAGAAGATAGAAGTTAGCGGTAACTATAACTACTCAAACGCTGATGTTAACAACAACCAGTACCGTTTCCGCGATTTCATCAACACCGACACTACCTACCTGGAAAACAGCATCGATAACGATATCGACGACAGTCACCGCTTTAACCTGCGCTTCCAGTATAACATCAACGAGAACAATCGTTTGCTGGTAACGCCAAGCATATCTGTTCAGAATACCGATGCCCTCAGCAACATCAGCGCCTATACAGTTGATAACGCTGAAACTGCGTCTGCTGAGAATCTAACCGAGTCTTTGACAAGAAACCAGAGCGAGAACAGCAACATCAACTTCCGTAACAACATTTTGTACTCGCACCGTTTCGGAGATTCTGGCCGTATTCTGACTACCAACTTCAGCACCAACTATAGCAATACCAACGGCGATACGTACCAGCTGGAGGATACAGATAACCTGCAGGACCCAACGGAAAATGTGAACCGTAACCAGTTAATCAAACTCGACAGAGATAACTTGTCGTGGGAAGGAAATGTAGACTATTCGCAGCGCCTGGGCGAAAACTCGCGCCTGCAACTGGAATACAACATCGGCAACCAAACAAACGATTCAGACCGCAGAACATACGACTACGTGGAGGCCGATGGCCGCTATAGTAACAATGCAAACGCACCACTGAGTAACACTTTCCAAAGTGATTACCTGTCGCAGACATTTGGACCGAGCTACCAGTACCGTTCTGAGAAAACAAGATTCCAGGCAAACATTCGTTACCAGATTGCCAGCCTGGAAAGCGATGTAGTATACCCGGAAAGCTATCCTCTGAAGCGTAATTTTAACTCCGTACTTCCATCAGCAGAATACGAGTACAAGATCTCAGAGGCAAGCAACATCAACATCAATTTCAGATCGAACACCAACGCACCATCCGTATCGGACCTGCAGGAAGTACTGGATATTTCAAGACCAACGCAGTTAAGAATCGGTAATCCGGCCCTTGACCAGGATTACCAGAACAGGATCAACATCCGTTACCGTAATTTTAACGCCGAGACCAACAGGGTTTTCTTTGTTGGCATGTTTGGTACCATTACCCAGAACTATGTAGCCAACAGTGTTTATACCAGAGATATTCCGAATGAATATATAGAAGGTTATAACCCACAGCCGGGTGCGCGTTTAAACCGCCCTGTAAACATGGATGGTTACTATAACGTGCGTTCGTTTATGAACTATGGCCAGCCGCTTAACTTTATCAGCTCCAACTTTAACGCATTTGGTATGATAGGTTTTGAGCGCAGACCGGGTATGCTGGACGAAGAAGTAAACTATGCTAACACTACCAATTTAGGTGCAGGCATAAACATCAGCAGTAATATCAGCGAGAAAGTGGATTTCACGATCTCTACTAACTCCAACTATAACATCGTAAAGAACACGCTGCTAACGCAGGATAACAACTACTTTACCCAGACCACTAACCTGCGCTATAACTGGATCTTACTAAAAGGCCTGGTTTACCGCACCGAACTCAACCACGTGTACAACTCCGGTTTATCGCAGGGTGTTGATCCAAGCTATATCCTTTGGAACATGAGCCTTGGTAAAAAGGTGTTCAAGAACCAGCAGGGTGAGATCAGCTTTAGTGTAAACGACGTGCTTGGCCAGAATGTAAGCGTACAGCGTAACGTTGCAACTGACTATATTGAAGATGTGCAGTCTACAGTATTACAGCGCTTCTTTATGGTAACGTTTACCTACAACCTGAAAAAGTTTGCCAGCGGTTCGGCACCTGAAGAAAACAACCGCGGCCAGTGGGGACCGGGAATGCGTGGCCGCAATTAA
- a CDS encoding TonB-dependent receptor yields MKNFSALLSFALLFAGLNVVVLTARAQSGATIKGNVTNAATQEPQTYSTIVLLQLPDSTATGSTMTDEAGAYSFGNVMPGKYSIKALMVGFAPAHSAAFEVKQQAIQVPAIPMLEKANALQEVVVKGQRPALEQLADRLVLNVEQLNTAGDNSLEVLKKAPGVRLDKDDNIIFRGSSSVNVMINGKVTYMSGSELQSYLKSLPASAVSKVELIANPPASFDAAGTAGIINIQLKRDETLGMNGTANVGLGYGRYEKVNGGLNLNYNTGKVSLFTRVSTGHYNSFNLLTLKRNINDSLYNQGNYWHPITKTYNLAAGADYFISKKHTLGIMAKSYSSPENTLTTSNSVNYDTEGNAFGSLDMQNPKKSGSDNYSLNLNYKFDISAGRSLSFDADYVRFSRYADETFTNTFYDATGEATEAPDQLRSYTGAEANIRSLKTDYVHSFGEGYKAEAGLKASWVSNDSDIKFEEQQEQGWVENEKRTNSFEYNETIQAAYLSLSRQFSEKLSMKAGIRAEHTTADGYSLTAKVVDQDYVQFFPSFFVSYSANDDNRFSASYSRRISRPSYSSLNPFTFFSDPYTALEGNPFLEPSFSNSLQASYTYKNFQLLSISYLESNNFVTSVIEQNDETKVSISRPENLSQATNLSLSSGGSLPVTNWWSSDLQLSGSYGSVKTPVNGNAYNQEQFSWSASMEQHFTLPKAYKVQFSGYYSSPSIEGLYNTQANYQFDLGVKKTIWNDKATISLKLSDIFDSSHSRATLKYNNVDMYWQNQWESRRLNLNFNYKFGSSKVKAARNRRTGTAEEEGRL; encoded by the coding sequence ATGAAAAACTTTTCCGCACTGCTTAGCTTCGCACTTCTGTTTGCCGGATTAAATGTTGTTGTATTAACAGCCCGCGCGCAATCTGGAGCAACAATAAAAGGGAACGTAACGAACGCAGCCACGCAGGAACCACAGACTTATAGCACTATCGTATTGCTGCAACTACCTGATTCAACTGCCACCGGCTCAACTATGACCGACGAAGCAGGAGCCTATAGTTTCGGAAATGTGATGCCGGGCAAGTATAGTATTAAAGCGCTGATGGTTGGTTTTGCCCCGGCGCACAGTGCGGCCTTCGAAGTAAAGCAACAGGCAATACAGGTACCAGCTATACCGATGCTGGAGAAAGCCAATGCGCTGCAGGAAGTAGTGGTAAAAGGACAACGCCCCGCGCTGGAACAGCTCGCTGACCGCCTGGTTTTGAATGTGGAGCAACTGAATACAGCAGGCGATAACTCCCTGGAAGTATTGAAGAAAGCGCCGGGAGTACGACTGGATAAGGACGACAACATCATTTTCAGAGGCAGCAGCAGCGTAAACGTGATGATCAACGGCAAAGTGACCTACATGAGTGGCAGTGAACTGCAGAGCTACCTGAAATCACTGCCAGCCTCGGCGGTGAGCAAAGTGGAACTGATCGCAAATCCACCTGCTTCTTTCGATGCAGCGGGCACGGCAGGTATCATCAACATACAGCTTAAAAGAGACGAAACCTTGGGGATGAACGGAACTGCAAACGTTGGTCTGGGCTATGGCAGATACGAGAAAGTGAATGGCGGCCTGAACCTGAACTATAACACGGGAAAGGTGAGCCTTTTCACCCGCGTCAGCACTGGCCACTATAACTCTTTTAACCTGCTTACACTAAAGCGCAACATCAACGACAGCCTGTATAACCAGGGAAATTACTGGCACCCGATCACCAAAACCTATAACCTGGCAGCTGGCGCCGATTATTTCATCAGCAAAAAACATACGTTGGGCATTATGGCAAAAAGCTATAGTTCACCTGAAAACACGCTTACCACCAGTAACTCTGTAAATTATGACACCGAAGGAAATGCGTTTGGCAGCCTGGATATGCAGAACCCCAAAAAATCCGGTTCGGACAACTATAGCCTGAACCTGAACTATAAGTTTGACATCAGTGCGGGACGTTCGCTGAGTTTTGATGCAGACTATGTGCGTTTCAGCAGGTATGCGGATGAAACCTTCACGAATACCTTTTATGATGCAACAGGCGAGGCTACCGAGGCGCCAGATCAACTCCGCAGCTATACGGGAGCCGAAGCTAATATCAGATCGCTGAAAACGGATTATGTGCATTCGTTCGGAGAAGGCTACAAGGCAGAAGCAGGGCTAAAGGCCAGTTGGGTTAGCAACGACAGCGACATTAAGTTTGAGGAACAGCAGGAGCAGGGTTGGGTAGAAAATGAAAAGCGCACCAACAGCTTTGAGTACAATGAAACAATACAGGCCGCTTACCTGAGCCTGAGCAGACAGTTCAGCGAAAAGTTGAGCATGAAAGCCGGCATCAGGGCAGAGCATACAACAGCAGACGGCTATTCCCTGACAGCCAAAGTAGTGGACCAGGATTATGTGCAGTTTTTTCCAAGCTTTTTTGTGAGCTATAGTGCAAACGACGATAACCGCTTCTCAGCATCTTACAGCCGCCGCATCAGCCGCCCTTCTTACAGCAGCCTGAATCCTTTCACCTTTTTCTCGGACCCATACACTGCCCTGGAAGGTAACCCGTTTCTGGAGCCATCTTTCTCCAACTCGCTGCAGGCCAGTTATACTTACAAAAACTTTCAGTTGCTGAGCATCAGTTACCTGGAGTCGAACAACTTTGTGACCAGCGTAATAGAGCAGAACGACGAGACAAAAGTAAGCATCAGCAGACCCGAGAACCTGAGCCAGGCCACGAACCTGAGCCTGAGCAGCGGCGGCAGCCTTCCTGTTACCAACTGGTGGAGCTCCGATCTGCAATTATCCGGTTCTTACGGCAGCGTGAAGACTCCGGTAAATGGTAATGCTTATAACCAGGAGCAGTTTTCCTGGTCGGCCAGTATGGAGCAGCATTTCACTTTACCAAAGGCTTACAAAGTGCAGTTTTCAGGGTACTATAGTTCGCCATCTATAGAAGGCTTGTACAACACGCAGGCCAACTACCAGTTCGACCTGGGTGTGAAGAAAACAATCTGGAACGACAAAGCAACTATAAGCTTAAAACTGAGTGATATTTTTGACAGCAGCCATTCCAGAGCCACACTGAAATACAACAACGTGGATATGTACTGGCAAAACCAGTGGGAAAGCCGTCGCCTTAACCTGAACTTCAACTATAAATTCGGAAGCTCTAAAGTAAAAGCGGCCCGCAACCGCAGAACAGGAACAGCCGAAGAGGAGGGACGTTTGTAA
- a CDS encoding DUF2062 domain-containing protein produces the protein MKDFFRRRIVQPILNILKQGMSPRKLAATVAVGSVVGIIPALGITTVLGTAVAARFRLNIAATVLVSYLVQPLQILLAIPFIKLGIFMFGMSEFRLSLDEMMEMFRIDWVEALGKLWVANLAGISAWAILSLPVGFALYFLCLPVFNRFLPVATVPVDVVAEL, from the coding sequence GTGAAAGACTTTTTCAGACGCAGAATAGTTCAACCCATCCTGAACATTTTAAAGCAGGGTATGTCGCCGCGCAAGCTGGCTGCAACGGTTGCCGTTGGTTCTGTTGTCGGAATAATACCTGCGTTGGGAATAACGACTGTACTGGGTACGGCTGTAGCTGCCCGTTTCAGGCTAAATATTGCTGCAACGGTGCTGGTAAGTTACCTGGTGCAGCCTTTACAGATTTTGCTTGCCATTCCTTTTATTAAGCTGGGCATATTTATGTTCGGGATGTCTGAGTTTCGCTTGTCTTTGGATGAAATGATGGAGATGTTCCGTATTGATTGGGTTGAAGCGCTGGGTAAACTATGGGTTGCGAATCTGGCGGGTATCTCTGCCTGGGCGATCCTGTCTTTACCAGTAGGGTTTGCGTTATATTTCCTTTGCCTGCCTGTTTTTAACAGGTTTCTTCCGGTTGCTACAGTTCCGGTCGATGTTGTTGCTGAACTTTAG
- a CDS encoding DUF5694 domain-containing protein yields the protein MIPASTRTSFLSKLFIVATLFLCAAFNSQAQQIEIVIVGSAHGNGGSDADYRPVIDKLKNYKPDMVFGEYLSSEDQKVAIAAGHLSSKSINKKMDFLQARDTKGAAKKVNTAKAYEALSKFAYHHKTRMELARSLYLNHDRGNAEYQFYVLEQQMQEKFEKSEQAYFGKLFGGVDTLRKVGLIRKNSEYQRIFFPLVYELGHDRIYAADCQKYEAAWNEASRKAQAAIKKMNEAAKADSASAAGLAVKARQRYTASANERMKGIDYTSYNFLNSDLYAELDEVVNFMGGPRFFQEPGYPKAEIQEMLQLWEKRNQGICENIIRQAKEKGATKVIVGVGASHRKGMEEIFAKMPDVILVNYIDLP from the coding sequence ATGATACCTGCTTCTACCCGCACCAGTTTCCTAAGCAAACTTTTTATAGTTGCAACCTTATTTCTTTGCGCTGCTTTTAACTCGCAAGCGCAGCAGATCGAGATCGTAATAGTTGGCTCGGCTCATGGCAATGGCGGCTCCGATGCTGATTACCGTCCGGTTATTGACAAGCTTAAGAACTATAAACCGGACATGGTTTTCGGCGAGTACCTGTCTTCTGAAGATCAAAAAGTGGCGATAGCAGCAGGACATTTATCTTCCAAATCGATCAACAAGAAAATGGATTTCCTGCAGGCGCGCGACACTAAAGGAGCAGCCAAGAAGGTAAATACAGCTAAGGCCTACGAGGCACTTAGCAAATTTGCCTACCACCACAAAACAAGAATGGAGCTTGCCCGCAGCCTTTACCTGAACCACGACCGTGGCAATGCAGAATACCAGTTTTATGTACTGGAGCAGCAGATGCAGGAAAAATTTGAGAAAAGTGAGCAAGCCTATTTCGGGAAACTGTTTGGTGGCGTAGACACGCTGCGTAAAGTTGGGTTGATCCGGAAGAACAGCGAGTACCAAAGAATATTTTTCCCGCTGGTATATGAACTGGGCCACGATAGAATTTATGCTGCCGATTGCCAGAAGTATGAAGCAGCCTGGAACGAAGCCAGCAGAAAGGCACAGGCAGCAATCAAAAAGATGAACGAGGCTGCCAAAGCAGATTCTGCTTCTGCGGCAGGTTTAGCGGTTAAAGCCAGGCAACGCTATACAGCTTCTGCTAACGAGCGCATGAAGGGGATCGATTACACCAGCTATAACTTCCTTAACTCAGATCTCTATGCCGAACTGGATGAAGTGGTAAATTTTATGGGCGGCCCGCGCTTCTTCCAGGAACCAGGCTACCCCAAGGCCGAAATACAGGAAATGCTGCAGTTATGGGAAAAACGCAACCAGGGAATTTGTGAGAACATCATCCGGCAGGCTAAGGAAAAAGGAGCCACCAAAGTTATAGTTGGAGTAGGGGCATCGCACCGCAAAGGCATGGAAGAGATCTTCGCTAAAATGCCTGATGTAATACTGGTAAACTATATCGACCTGCCATAG